A genome region from Geobacter pickeringii includes the following:
- a CDS encoding sigma-54-dependent transcriptional regulator has product MADARRELSRSSFDLVLLDLRLPDGSGIDLLAELGIPDAPPVIVITAFPEVQTAVRALKLGAQDYINKPFDLDELLLVVNRTLETRELRQEVASFREGQKEHLRRSLDRITGNSPPLARLKREIDLVAASDATTALILGESGVGKELVAEAIHYRSGRCEGPLVKVNCAAIPATLLESELFGHEKGAFTNARAARKGVFELAHRGTLFLDEIAEMDERLQTRLLRVLEDRTITRVGGNRAIAVDVRIIAATNRDLPARIGVGQFREDLYYRLNVFPLVIPPLRERPEDIPPLAELFLREFMARAPGKSCRLTDGARRKLLSYHWPGNVRELRNVMERTVLLHPGGDITAADLSLGSRPTAMPLGDMQVTTLAEVEREHILLIYRQTGGNKTQTADLLGINRLTLRRKLKEFGIE; this is encoded by the coding sequence TTGGCAGATGCGCGCCGGGAACTGTCGCGGTCATCCTTCGACCTGGTGCTTCTCGATCTCCGCCTCCCGGACGGCTCCGGGATCGACCTCCTTGCCGAGCTGGGTATCCCCGATGCGCCACCGGTCATCGTGATCACCGCCTTTCCCGAGGTGCAGACCGCGGTCCGGGCGCTCAAGCTGGGGGCACAGGACTACATCAACAAGCCGTTCGATCTGGACGAGCTGCTCCTCGTTGTGAACCGGACCCTGGAGACGCGGGAGCTGCGGCAGGAGGTCGCTTCCTTCCGTGAAGGGCAGAAGGAGCACCTGCGCCGCTCCCTCGACCGCATCACCGGCAACTCCCCCCCCCTTGCTAGGCTCAAGCGCGAGATCGACCTGGTGGCCGCCTCGGACGCCACAACCGCTCTGATCCTCGGCGAAAGCGGTGTCGGCAAGGAGTTGGTGGCCGAGGCGATCCATTACCGGAGCGGCCGTTGCGAAGGGCCGTTGGTCAAGGTGAACTGCGCCGCCATCCCGGCAACGCTCCTGGAAAGCGAGCTCTTCGGCCACGAAAAAGGGGCCTTCACCAACGCCCGCGCCGCCAGGAAGGGGGTATTCGAGCTGGCCCACCGGGGAACTCTTTTCCTCGACGAAATCGCCGAAATGGACGAGCGGCTCCAGACGAGGCTCCTCCGGGTGCTGGAGGACCGCACCATCACGCGGGTCGGGGGAAACAGGGCAATTGCCGTTGATGTGCGGATCATCGCCGCTACCAACCGTGACCTTCCGGCCCGAATCGGTGTCGGTCAGTTTCGTGAGGACCTCTACTACCGCCTCAATGTCTTCCCCCTCGTCATCCCGCCGTTGCGGGAACGACCAGAGGACATACCGCCGCTGGCTGAGCTGTTCCTTCGTGAGTTCATGGCCCGCGCTCCCGGTAAGTCGTGCCGCCTGACCGATGGGGCGCGGCGGAAGCTCCTCTCCTACCACTGGCCCGGAAACGTAAGGGAGTTGAGAAACGTCATGGAGCGGACCGTCCTCCTCCATCCGGGTGGCGATATTACCGCCGCGGACCTCTCCCTCGGAAGCAGGCCGACCGCAATGCCCCTTGGCGACATGCAGGTAACGACCTTGGCAGAGGTGGAACGGGAGCATATCCTCCTCATCTACCGGCAGACAGGGGGAAACAAGACACAGACCGCCGATCTTCTCGGGATCAACCGCCTCACCCTGCGCCGCAAGCTAAAGGAGTTCGGCATAGAGTAA
- the arsS gene encoding arsenosugar biosynthesis radical SAM (seleno)protein ArsS (Some members of this family are selenoproteins.), with product MIPAFQDRLQSVNSEFENFESLQTLQVNLGTICNLHCTHCHVDASSRGKEIMGKEVMSQIVEYLSRHPQLILDITGGCPEMNPHFRFLIEQTAGLASRRMLRSNLVIMAENGWQWLPDFCREQELVVVGSLPCYLEENVDRQRGSGVYHKSIEVLKKLKALGYGTELELNLVYNPGGNYIPGPQMELEEAYKAELRARHSIIFNHLFTITNAPIGRFKEHLEADGSYTDYLRKLANRFNPDAAGNIMCRTLVSVDWRGIVYNCDFNQALGLPITADDGSAVTLSDLDGVVMSGKKIRLSQHCYCCTAGEGSSCTGALTQ from the coding sequence ATGATCCCTGCATTTCAGGACCGGCTGCAATCGGTCAATTCCGAATTTGAAAACTTTGAGAGCCTGCAGACCTTACAGGTTAACCTGGGCACCATCTGCAACCTGCACTGCACGCACTGTCACGTCGATGCGTCTTCCCGAGGCAAGGAGATCATGGGAAAAGAGGTCATGTCGCAGATCGTCGAATATCTCTCCCGGCATCCTCAGCTCATTCTGGATATTACGGGCGGATGCCCGGAAATGAATCCGCATTTTCGTTTCCTGATCGAACAGACTGCCGGGTTAGCCAGTCGCCGCATGCTGCGCAGTAACCTGGTCATCATGGCTGAAAACGGGTGGCAATGGCTACCTGATTTCTGCCGTGAACAAGAGTTGGTCGTTGTCGGCTCGCTCCCCTGTTATCTGGAGGAGAACGTGGATCGTCAGCGCGGCAGTGGCGTGTATCACAAGAGCATTGAGGTACTGAAAAAACTGAAAGCGCTTGGTTATGGAACAGAACTGGAGTTGAACCTCGTGTATAACCCCGGCGGGAACTACATCCCCGGCCCACAGATGGAACTGGAAGAGGCCTACAAGGCTGAACTCAGAGCCCGGCACAGTATCATTTTCAATCACCTCTTCACCATCACCAACGCCCCGATAGGGAGGTTCAAAGAGCATCTTGAGGCCGATGGCTCATACACCGATTATCTGCGCAAACTCGCCAACCGTTTTAATCCCGATGCCGCCGGGAATATCATGTGCCGCACCCTGGTAAGCGTTGACTGGCGAGGAATAGTTTATAACTGCGACTTTAATCAGGCGCTCGGACTGCCAATAACAGCAGACGACGGTTCCGCGGTGACGCTTTCTGATCTTGATGGAGTTGTGATGAGCGGAAAGAAGATTCGTCTGTCCCAGCATTGCTACTGCTGCACCGCTGGTGAAGGGTCCAGCTGCACCGGGGCGCTCACACAATAG
- a CDS encoding TVP38/TMEM64 family protein: MNTKKMLITLAGIMGIGLFFWFDLQRFLTLEALKANRQALMDYYAAHRVATVAGFMAVYIVQTTLSLPGAAVLSLASGAIFGSIMGTVYANIAATLGATLAFLVARYLLRDAVLNKFGGKLEGINKELENRGFNYLLFLRLVPVFPFFLINLAAGLTRLPLRTFFFGTMVGIIPGGFVYVNAGASLATIESLSGIASPRVVGSFALLGLFALIPALYSKFKDRTRG; the protein is encoded by the coding sequence GTGAACACGAAAAAGATGCTAATAACCCTTGCCGGCATTATGGGCATTGGCCTGTTTTTCTGGTTCGACCTGCAGCGTTTTCTGACCCTTGAGGCGCTCAAGGCAAACCGGCAGGCGCTCATGGACTACTACGCCGCCCATCGGGTCGCCACCGTGGCCGGGTTCATGGCGGTTTACATCGTCCAGACCACTCTGTCGCTTCCCGGCGCAGCGGTCCTGTCGCTGGCGTCAGGCGCCATCTTCGGTTCCATCATGGGCACCGTCTATGCGAACATCGCCGCTACCCTCGGTGCCACCCTTGCCTTTCTGGTCGCCCGGTATCTGCTGCGCGATGCCGTGCTGAACAAATTCGGCGGCAAACTGGAAGGGATCAACAAGGAACTGGAAAACCGCGGTTTCAACTATCTGCTGTTTCTGCGGCTGGTGCCCGTATTTCCGTTTTTCCTGATAAATCTGGCGGCAGGACTGACCCGGTTGCCGTTGCGGACGTTTTTCTTCGGAACGATGGTCGGGATCATCCCCGGTGGGTTCGTCTACGTGAACGCGGGAGCCAGTCTGGCGACCATCGAATCGCTGTCAGGCATCGCTTCGCCGCGTGTGGTCGGGTCGTTCGCTCTGTTGGGGCTGTTTGCCTTGATCCCGGCACTGTACAGCAAATTCAAGGACAGGACGCGGGGATAA
- a CDS encoding mercuric reductase, with translation MSIIPDVLPHDVYNTTLVANVHPPDWVNPEPIGRYNLVVIGAGTAGLVTAAGAAGLGAKVALIERHLMGGDCLNVGCVPSKGVIRASRAIFDARAGGAFGVRHTDGISIDFGAVMERMRRLRAEISSHDSARRFRDELGVDVFIGEGHFSGPDCVEVEGKKLCFKRAAVCTGARASVPPIPGIAEVGYLTNETIFSLTELPPRLAVIGGGPIGCELAQAFARFGSKVTVIEYVAQLLSREDADAAETVRQAMVRDGVELCLQARILQVSRKGNDKVIQVEQDGRTLELSVDEILVGIGRAPNVEGLNLEAAGIVYDPKQGVRVNELLRTTNPRVYAAGDICFPYKFTHTADALARMLIANALFMGRQKTSALTIPWCTYTDPEIAHVGMYEKDAQEKGIEVVTLTVPLADIDRAVLDGEAEGFTRVHLRKGTDKILGATIVARHAGEMINEFSLAITNGLGISAIGRTIHPYPTQAEVIKRLADAYNRTRLTPLVKRVLGSWLRWQRK, from the coding sequence ATGTCGATAATTCCTGATGTGCTTCCGCACGACGTCTACAACACTACACTGGTCGCCAATGTTCACCCGCCGGACTGGGTCAACCCCGAGCCAATCGGTCGCTACAACCTGGTGGTTATCGGCGCCGGCACGGCCGGGCTGGTCACTGCCGCGGGTGCCGCCGGGTTGGGGGCGAAGGTGGCCCTCATCGAGCGTCACCTTATGGGTGGAGACTGTCTGAACGTGGGGTGCGTTCCCTCAAAGGGGGTGATCCGTGCCTCACGGGCGATTTTCGATGCCCGGGCCGGAGGTGCGTTCGGTGTGCGACATACTGACGGGATCAGCATTGATTTCGGAGCCGTCATGGAGCGGATGCGTCGTCTGCGTGCCGAGATCAGCTCCCACGACTCGGCCCGCCGTTTCCGGGACGAGTTGGGGGTGGATGTCTTCATCGGTGAGGGGCACTTTTCCGGTCCCGATTGTGTCGAAGTGGAAGGAAAGAAGCTCTGTTTCAAACGGGCGGCCGTATGTACCGGGGCGCGGGCCAGCGTCCCTCCCATTCCGGGGATTGCCGAGGTCGGGTATCTCACCAACGAGACGATATTTTCCCTGACCGAACTGCCGCCACGTCTTGCCGTCATTGGCGGGGGGCCCATCGGCTGTGAACTTGCCCAGGCCTTTGCCCGATTCGGAAGCAAGGTTACCGTCATCGAATACGTAGCGCAGCTCCTCTCGCGGGAAGATGCCGACGCCGCCGAAACCGTCCGGCAAGCCATGGTCAGGGACGGGGTTGAACTCTGCCTGCAGGCCAGGATTCTCCAGGTGAGTCGCAAAGGGAACGACAAGGTTATTCAGGTGGAGCAGGATGGACGCACCTTGGAACTGAGCGTCGATGAAATACTGGTCGGCATCGGTCGGGCACCGAACGTTGAGGGACTCAACCTGGAAGCGGCGGGGATTGTTTATGATCCAAAACAGGGGGTCAGGGTAAACGAGCTGCTCAGGACCACGAATCCGCGCGTTTACGCTGCCGGTGACATCTGCTTCCCGTACAAGTTCACCCACACGGCCGATGCCCTGGCCCGCATGCTGATTGCCAATGCCCTGTTCATGGGGCGGCAGAAGACATCAGCCCTGACTATCCCCTGGTGTACCTACACCGATCCGGAGATCGCCCATGTGGGGATGTACGAAAAGGACGCACAGGAGAAGGGGATCGAGGTGGTGACGCTGACCGTTCCGCTCGCCGACATCGATCGGGCGGTGCTCGACGGCGAAGCGGAGGGATTCACCCGCGTTCATCTGCGCAAGGGGACGGACAAGATCCTCGGCGCCACCATTGTCGCCCGCCACGCGGGAGAGATGATCAACGAGTTTTCGCTGGCCATCACCAACGGTCTGGGGATTTCGGCCATCGGCAGAACCATCCATCCCTATCCGACCCAGGCAGAGGTCATCAAGCGGTTGGCGGATGCCTATAATCGGACGCGGTTGACGCCGCTTGTGAAGAGGGTGCTGGGTAGCTGGCTGCGGTGGCAGCGAAAATAG
- a CDS encoding carboxymuconolactone decarboxylase family protein, with protein MARIASVEAGTVEPEVMAIFAEVEGTFGMVPNLFKTYAHHLPLLRANWNKVKSVMAEGSLSQKTKQAIAVLVSRDNSCAYCVAAHTGALRSLGVSANEIRTIEDDLDKADFSEKEKALIAFARKANFSPLRVSDEEFATLRRTGATDAEIIEALGVMELFTAFNKFLDSLQVEIDF; from the coding sequence ATGGCAAGGATAGCGTCTGTCGAAGCAGGTACCGTTGAGCCTGAAGTAATGGCAATTTTTGCGGAAGTAGAGGGGACCTTCGGTATGGTGCCGAATCTGTTCAAGACGTACGCCCATCATCTTCCTCTGCTCCGGGCCAACTGGAACAAAGTAAAGAGTGTCATGGCAGAGGGGAGCTTGAGTCAGAAAACCAAGCAGGCCATTGCCGTTCTCGTTTCCAGAGACAACAGCTGTGCGTACTGCGTGGCTGCTCACACTGGTGCCTTACGGTCTCTGGGAGTTTCCGCAAACGAGATCAGGACCATTGAGGATGATCTTGACAAGGCCGACTTCAGCGAAAAGGAGAAAGCTCTTATCGCCTTTGCCCGCAAAGCGAATTTCTCGCCACTCAGGGTATCGGACGAGGAATTCGCAACTCTGCGCCGGACGGGAGCCACGGATGCGGAGATCATTGAGGCCCTTGGCGTCATGGAGCTTTTCACGGCCTTTAACAAATTTCTCGATTCGCTGCAGGTGGAGATCGATTTTTAG
- a CDS encoding TetR/AcrR family transcriptional regulator, which yields MKTKGEMTRAKILEAARELFNVKGFTATSINDLVAATGMQKGSIYFHFPGKEAIACEVLKDASDQFMAFLGRALGGDNPGASIDNFFRCALDKHLATGFVGGCIFGNTALEMGDSDPEFAGMIDQVFDEWISRVASVVTEAQKRGQIRTDIRYDALAKHIIATVEGGIMMSRLKKDERPMRECLDALRITLDLQV from the coding sequence ATGAAAACCAAAGGTGAAATGACTCGAGCAAAAATTCTTGAGGCCGCGCGTGAACTCTTCAATGTCAAGGGATTCACCGCAACTTCCATTAATGATCTGGTTGCAGCCACGGGTATGCAGAAAGGAAGCATCTACTTTCATTTTCCAGGAAAGGAGGCAATTGCATGTGAAGTTTTGAAGGATGCGTCTGACCAGTTTATGGCGTTTCTCGGCAGAGCGCTTGGAGGTGATAATCCCGGTGCCAGTATAGATAATTTCTTCCGTTGCGCGCTGGATAAACATCTGGCTACGGGCTTTGTCGGAGGCTGCATCTTTGGCAATACAGCCCTTGAGATGGGGGACTCTGATCCGGAATTTGCCGGAATGATCGACCAGGTTTTTGATGAGTGGATCAGCAGGGTCGCGTCAGTAGTAACGGAAGCCCAGAAAAGAGGGCAGATCAGAACCGATATCAGGTACGACGCATTGGCAAAGCATATTATTGCCACCGTTGAAGGTGGAATCATGATGTCACGACTGAAAAAAGATGAACGTCCCATGCGGGAGTGTCTGGACGCGTTAAGGATCACTCTTGATCTGCAAGTGTAG
- a CDS encoding MarR family winged helix-turn-helix transcriptional regulator: METKVDKDLCYKLHYLARLLIVELNEKMKPYGVSQGQLPVLCCLGEQGGQTQTELCEKVQVEQPTMANTLRRMERDGLITRTACDQDKRQSRIYLTEETRPSVTALQEKRDEVIAQMTLEMSPEEQEILHRLIDRAIDALKNPEHNK; this comes from the coding sequence ATGGAAACCAAAGTGGATAAAGATCTGTGTTACAAGCTGCATTATCTGGCCAGGCTGCTTATCGTCGAATTAAATGAAAAAATGAAACCGTACGGAGTATCGCAGGGACAACTTCCCGTACTTTGCTGCCTGGGGGAGCAAGGAGGACAGACGCAAACCGAGCTTTGTGAAAAAGTTCAGGTGGAACAACCCACTATGGCGAATACCTTGCGGCGCATGGAAAGGGACGGCCTCATCACACGAACAGCATGTGATCAGGACAAACGCCAATCCCGCATCTACCTGACTGAGGAAACCCGGCCGTCAGTTACCGCACTGCAGGAAAAGCGGGATGAAGTGATCGCCCAGATGACTTTGGAAATGTCACCAGAAGAACAGGAAATTCTTCACCGGCTCATTGACAGGGCAATAGATGCTTTGAAGAATCCGGAGCACAACAAATAA
- the lpdA gene encoding dihydrolipoyl dehydrogenase translates to MKCYDIVVIGGGPGGINTSFLMKQQGKTVALIQDEQESLGGTCLNRGCMPTKSLLKAATAYRYAKEGAKYGLNFSVPPIDLNRVCAVTDEDLDKLRAGIQGMIDGAEISVFRGQGSFQSPHEILITKADGGTELIAGEQIVVATGSQPVELPFAPFDGEYILSSDQMLKNKVLPEKLLIVGGGALGCEFATLYHTFGSEVVLVEAQESLLPREDREAGQKLQESFEAQGIRVKTGTAIEQLSTENGKVTVKYGNSRETVTVDKVLVAIGRKPNIGGLNLEAIGVRTVRGAISVNAFTQTNVPHIYAVGDSTGGLMLAHAAEKEATVLAHNMQLSNSLPLEESTVPRVAFCSPEVAAVGVNETNAGIKAFTMPQVPNGRSVVDKVDPAFVKLFVEEDSNIVVGAVIIGEAATEMIHELALAVENRLTVGQIGKAVHVHPTHSKNIALAVRHLN, encoded by the coding sequence ATGAAATGCTATGACATTGTCGTTATAGGCGGCGGCCCAGGCGGGATAAATACGTCATTTTTGATGAAACAACAGGGAAAAACGGTAGCGCTGATTCAGGATGAACAGGAAAGCCTGGGGGGGACCTGCCTGAATCGAGGTTGCATGCCCACCAAGTCTCTGCTGAAGGCTGCCACGGCCTACCGCTACGCCAAGGAGGGGGCAAAATACGGCCTGAACTTCTCGGTCCCTCCGATTGATTTAAACCGGGTTTGTGCGGTGACCGATGAAGATCTCGACAAACTCCGTGCAGGTATTCAGGGGATGATTGACGGAGCTGAAATTTCCGTATTCCGCGGCCAAGGGTCATTTCAGTCGCCCCATGAAATACTCATCACCAAAGCAGACGGCGGCACCGAACTGATAGCTGGCGAGCAAATCGTCGTCGCCACCGGCTCACAACCGGTTGAACTCCCGTTTGCGCCTTTCGATGGGGAGTACATCCTGTCGAGTGACCAGATGTTGAAAAACAAGGTGCTTCCTGAAAAGCTGTTGATTGTAGGCGGAGGTGCATTGGGCTGCGAGTTTGCCACCCTGTACCATACGTTCGGCAGCGAGGTTGTTCTCGTTGAAGCCCAGGAGTCCCTACTGCCGCGGGAGGACAGAGAGGCCGGTCAAAAGCTTCAGGAGTCCTTTGAAGCACAGGGGATCAGAGTAAAGACCGGAACCGCGATCGAGCAGTTATCGACCGAAAACGGCAAGGTCACCGTGAAATACGGCAACAGCAGGGAAACCGTAACGGTTGACAAGGTACTGGTCGCCATCGGCCGCAAGCCGAATATTGGTGGCCTGAATCTGGAAGCAATTGGTGTAAGGACGGTACGGGGTGCTATCAGCGTAAACGCATTCACACAGACAAACGTCCCCCATATCTACGCAGTGGGAGACTCTACGGGTGGCTTGATGCTGGCCCATGCGGCAGAAAAGGAAGCCACAGTGCTCGCTCATAACATGCAATTGTCGAATAGCCTCCCGTTAGAGGAATCCACTGTTCCGCGAGTCGCTTTCTGCTCTCCGGAGGTAGCAGCGGTGGGAGTCAACGAAACAAACGCCGGAATCAAGGCATTCACGATGCCCCAGGTGCCGAATGGCCGATCAGTGGTCGACAAGGTCGACCCCGCATTCGTCAAGCTGTTTGTCGAGGAAGATTCGAACATCGTAGTCGGAGCGGTCATTATCGGAGAAGCGGCAACAGAGATGATTCACGAATTGGCATTGGCCGTGGAAAACCGCCTGACCGTGGGACAGATTGGCAAGGCGGTACATGTCCATCCGACACATTCGAAAAATATCGCATTGGCAGTGCGTCATTTAAACTAA
- a CDS encoding IS3 family transposase (programmed frameshift): protein MKAKRFTEEQIIGILKQAEAGMKVVDLCRMHGVSDATFYTWRKKYGGMDVSDAKRLKQLEDENRKLKQMLAEALLDNKILKDVVSKKVVAPAARRHVVEYLRQSYSISERRACKLSCLDRSSFRYQPKPDKNTELRIRLRELAEQRRKFGSPRLHVLLQREGHQVNHKRIERLYREEGLSLRGKKRKKRLSHLRVVLDWPQQANEHWSMDFVSDSLWNGRRFRVLTIVDDLTKECPALEVDHSLPGLRVTRVLDRLASTRGLPKVITVDNGPEFISRAMDAWAYEKKVRLRFIQPGKPVQNAYIESFNGKLREECLNENVFIDLYDARKKIEAWRKDYNTFRPHSSLNNLTPEEFANSLPQQGQITNFQMAE from the exons ATGAAAGCAAAGCGATTCACTGAAGAACAGATCATTGGCATCCTGAAGCAGGCAGAAGCTGGCATGAAGGTCGTAGACCTCTGCCGAATGCACGGCGTCAGCGATGCCACCTTCTACACTTGGCGCAAGAAGTATGGCGGGATGGATGTCTCCGACGCCAAACGCCTTAAACAGCTTGAAGACGAGAATCGCAAGCTCAAGCAGATGCTTGCCGAGGCCCTGCTTGACAACAAGATTCTCAAAGACGTCGTCTCAA AAAAAGTGGTAGCACCCGCTGCACGACGGCACGTTGTGGAGTACCTGCGGCAATCCTACTCCATCAGCGAGCGGCGGGCCTGTAAGCTGTCGTGCCTTGACCGGAGCAGTTTTCGGTACCAGCCGAAACCGGACAAGAATACTGAACTGCGTATAAGACTGCGAGAACTGGCAGAGCAGCGGCGAAAATTCGGTTCTCCGCGATTGCATGTCCTGCTTCAACGAGAAGGACACCAGGTGAATCACAAGCGGATAGAACGGCTCTATCGTGAAGAAGGGCTGTCGCTACGTGGCAAGAAGCGGAAGAAACGCCTCAGCCATCTTCGAGTTGTGCTGGATTGGCCGCAGCAGGCAAACGAGCACTGGTCAATGGACTTTGTCTCCGACAGTCTGTGGAACGGCAGGCGGTTCCGTGTGCTGACCATCGTAGACGACCTGACCAAGGAATGCCCGGCACTGGAGGTGGATCACTCTCTGCCGGGGTTGCGGGTCACACGTGTTCTGGACCGACTAGCTTCGACCCGTGGCCTGCCCAAGGTCATCACCGTGGATAACGGTCCGGAATTCATAAGCAGGGCAATGGATGCCTGGGCTTACGAGAAAAAAGTAAGGTTGCGCTTCATTCAGCCGGGGAAACCGGTACAGAACGCTTATATTGAAAGCTTCAACGGCAAACTGCGCGAGGAATGCCTCAACGAGAACGTATTCATTGACTTGTACGACGCGAGAAAAAAGATCGAAGCATGGCGCAAGGACTACAACACATTCCGGCCGCACAGTTCGCTGAACAATTTGACGCCGGAAGAATTTGCCAACTCTTTACCCCAACAAGGCCAAATCACTAACTTCCAAATGGCTGAATGA
- a CDS encoding helix-turn-helix domain-containing protein, whose protein sequence is MENAIITSKEIGLAIRRRRKELGISQERLAEILEVSYQQIQRYENGTNKLNIENIQVIARALSVPITFFLRTDIQAMGASTASLPSDEKTLLEIFTKISSTEDKRLVIALAQLAARKR, encoded by the coding sequence ATGGAAAATGCCATAATAACGAGCAAAGAAATAGGGCTAGCCATCAGGAGGCGCCGAAAGGAATTGGGAATTAGCCAGGAACGGCTAGCAGAGATCCTTGAGGTTTCGTATCAGCAAATTCAACGCTATGAAAATGGCACGAACAAGTTAAATATTGAGAATATTCAGGTAATTGCTCGCGCGCTTTCTGTTCCGATTACATTCTTTCTTAGAACCGACATACAGGCTATGGGGGCTAGTACAGCTTCCCTCCCTTCCGATGAGAAGACTCTACTCGAAATTTTCACCAAAATTTCAAGTACTGAAGACAAGCGTTTGGTTATAGCCTTGGCTCAACTGGCCGCGAGGAAACGTTAA
- a CDS encoding integrase domain-containing protein, whose product MAKVKVRIRGKDGKVHSAQTVVPPPKPGGPSGKVYRTPQAEFRAEYMSSSKHTMAEGTAKKFHEALDRAGEYMRKYEGLKSFAGNGMKMPHVDRFVDFLQNRYVSEHTGRPLTDKSVKDILGQFRKVLVVVGKEHMLRDYASYGLRVSRKDLERPIAFPEDWKVERAAFQSRMEEKAEWIGAAAELGLAFGLREQERIRSQDVLTKVDGKYFATHKCGPLQPVTVRQLTERYGPTFRDRLELVQDGKEYLIVQGAKGGRNRAAEIFNGARRAAVDRVRNYILDHKAEHKQHMSIIPDRYTLKEGRDRYGDAQQKCGGTKENLLHSHADRHWDAQHLKAQGWSNEEIIEDKGHSDPRKIAYYIPR is encoded by the coding sequence ATGGCGAAAGTAAAGGTAAGGATTCGCGGCAAGGATGGAAAGGTACACTCGGCACAGACTGTTGTGCCGCCTCCGAAACCAGGCGGGCCTTCAGGTAAGGTCTACAGGACACCACAGGCGGAGTTTCGCGCCGAGTATATGTCTAGTAGTAAACACACGATGGCCGAGGGAACGGCAAAAAAATTCCACGAAGCTCTGGATAGAGCTGGAGAATACATGCGCAAATACGAGGGGCTGAAGAGCTTTGCCGGCAATGGCATGAAGATGCCCCACGTCGACCGTTTCGTCGATTTTCTTCAGAACAGGTATGTATCTGAACACACTGGTCGGCCGCTCACGGACAAGTCCGTAAAAGATATACTGGGTCAATTCAGGAAGGTGTTAGTCGTGGTCGGCAAGGAGCACATGCTGCGGGACTACGCCTCCTATGGCCTCAGGGTCTCCCGCAAGGATCTCGAACGTCCTATTGCGTTCCCTGAGGACTGGAAAGTTGAACGGGCTGCTTTTCAGTCCCGCATGGAAGAGAAGGCTGAGTGGATCGGCGCCGCCGCCGAGTTGGGGTTGGCGTTTGGCCTGCGCGAGCAGGAGCGGATCAGATCGCAGGATGTCCTCACAAAAGTAGACGGCAAGTATTTTGCCACGCATAAGTGCGGCCCTCTGCAGCCAGTCACGGTCCGACAACTGACCGAACGCTACGGTCCCACCTTCCGCGACCGCCTTGAATTGGTACAGGACGGCAAGGAGTATCTTATCGTGCAGGGCGCTAAAGGGGGTCGCAATCGTGCTGCCGAAATCTTCAATGGTGCACGCAGGGCCGCTGTTGACCGAGTAAGGAATTATATCCTGGACCACAAGGCAGAGCACAAACAACACATGTCGATCATTCCCGACAGATACACATTAAAGGAAGGGCGTGATCGGTACGGCGATGCCCAACAGAAGTGCGGCGGGACGAAGGAAAATCTGCTCCATTCCCATGCCGACCGGCACTGGGACGCGCAACACCTGAAGGCTCAAGGCTGGAGCAACGAAGAAATAATTGAAGACAAAGGGCATTCCGACCCGCGAAAGATTGCTTATTACATTCCAAGATAA
- a CDS encoding helix-turn-helix transcriptional regulator, giving the protein MSTRTLLTIESFAEKLGISRSTAYSWLADGKLVVGRHVVRIGRVVRVVWDDDLLAHLLAISVDEAEELRPQCKRNGKGGRNRLAIDPNLLESL; this is encoded by the coding sequence ATGAGTACCCGGACACTTCTCACTATCGAATCTTTTGCGGAAAAGCTGGGGATCAGCCGTTCAACGGCCTATTCCTGGCTTGCCGACGGGAAGCTTGTCGTCGGCCGCCACGTGGTCCGGATCGGCCGAGTGGTGCGCGTTGTGTGGGATGATGATCTCCTTGCCCATCTGCTGGCCATTTCCGTTGACGAGGCCGAAGAGTTGCGCCCTCAATGCAAGCGCAACGGCAAGGGAGGGCGCAACCGGCTCGCCATTGATCCCAATCTGCTGGAAAGCCTCTGA